In the Breoghania sp. genome, TCGGGCTTTACAATACGATGGAAGAGGTTGATCGCCTCGCCGCGGCGCTGAAAAAAGCGCAGAAATTCTTCGCTTGAGGACGGATGCGATGACCGAAGAAACCACGATGGCCGAAGGGGCGCACAAGCTTGTGCCCGCCGAAGGTGCGCAGGGCGATGTCTCCAGCTCTGCGCTGCCCGCCGACGAGATCGCCCGGCTCACCGACGACATCGTCGCCGCGCTGAAGACGGTCTATGACCCGGAAATCCCGGTCGACATTTTCGAGCTTGGCCTGATCTACAAGGTCGATATCGAGGATGATCGCTCGGTTGCCATCGATATGACGCTGACAGCGCCGGGCTGCCCCGTGGCGGGCGAAATGCCGATCTGGGTCCAGAACGCGGTCGCGGCGGTGCCCGGAATTTCGCATGTGGATGTGAGCATGGTGTTCGATCCGCCGTGGGACCCGAGCCGCATGTCGGACGAGGCCCGCGTGGCGCTGGACTTCTTCTGAGCTGGCTTTTCGCGCGGGCCTTGGGGCCTTGTGTGGCTTTGCCGCCAGAACAACCGCAGATGCCCAGAACAACCTCAGATGCAAAGACGGAAGGACTTGGACGAAATGGCTAGGTTTCAGGTCATCACGCTGACGGATCCCGCCGCAGATCGCGTGCGCGAGATCGTGGAGAATTCCGACCGGGATGTTCAGGGCCTCAAGATCGGCGTGAAGCAGGGCGGCTGTGCGGGCATGGAATATACGCTCGACTATGTGAGCGAGCCGGATCCGGCCGACGATGTGGTGGAGACCAAGGGCGTGAAGGTCTTTGTCGATCCCTCCGCCGTTCTGTTCCTGCTCGGCACGGAAATGGACTACGAGGAAACGAAGCTGCGCTCCGGTTTCGTCTTCAACAATCCGAACCAGACCTCGGCCTGCGGCTGCGGGGAATCGGTTGAAATCGTTCCGGCAAGCCCGGACGCCCTCCTGCAGGGCTGAGAATGAACTGCGAGTGATCCA is a window encoding:
- a CDS encoding SUF system Fe-S cluster assembly protein produces the protein MAEGAHKLVPAEGAQGDVSSSALPADEIARLTDDIVAALKTVYDPEIPVDIFELGLIYKVDIEDDRSVAIDMTLTAPGCPVAGEMPIWVQNAVAAVPGISHVDVSMVFDPPWDPSRMSDEARVALDFF
- the sufA gene encoding Fe-S cluster assembly scaffold SufA; the protein is MARFQVITLTDPAADRVREIVENSDRDVQGLKIGVKQGGCAGMEYTLDYVSEPDPADDVVETKGVKVFVDPSAVLFLLGTEMDYEETKLRSGFVFNNPNQTSACGCGESVEIVPASPDALLQG